From Panthera tigris isolate Pti1 chromosome B4, P.tigris_Pti1_mat1.1, whole genome shotgun sequence:
aaaagtttaatttggAGTTCCAAGGGCTTATGTGGATTTGACCATATGTACTTTGCTGAAGGATGATCAAGATAGGTTGAGTGAGATTCATCGGGGATCCTGAGATCTCTTCCCTTAGGCTGGTCAGATTCCCCAGAGAAGCCTCTCCCTATTGGCTGCTAGAAAACAAAGGCCTGGTTGCCAGCATTTTAAGAGTTAAGTGAGGGACAGAGGTCTTAGCCCCTGGCAGCCATAGTTTCATTAATCTACCTATTTTCTGTATGGTATTCCTTCCTCAACTCTACCTGTTGTTCTTCAATATAGAGACCATGTTTTTCCTCTGTTTATTCCTTGGCAGTAAATAGCATGTAATTGTTTAATtgtattaatatttcttaaacagcCTCTCAAACAGTCTTTGTTAgctccttttctccatcttctcccACCCTTACTTCCAGAGATCCCCACAACTACAGATTCTTGAAACTTGGGAAGTTTCTGTAGTGCAAATTGAGTAGCTTATTAGTTCTGACTGCTCAGCTCTCAGGACTGCTCTATACCACTTGCCATTTgtattccagatttcaagattttGTTTCACCTTCTTTCCCGTTCTTCTTACCTTAAAGGTTTGTGCctttttgaaaatctctttaCTTGCTTTAAAGGAGTTTTGGGGGGAAGCAAAAGATATGTATTCAATTCATTATCTTTCCCCCAAAGTTTCcagtatgttttatgtatttgtttaattttattttattaaatgtttttttactttaaaaatacttagggTAAGATttgaagcaaagaataaaaaaccctctgagaaacaggagaaaagaagaaaaaggagagctggaaaaataattataaagggCATATTTGGGTTCCAGAGATCACATTTTGAAAGCCATAATTTGGAAAAGGTGAACTTCAGATGAGGGTacaggggacaaaaaaaaaagtcccatatTATGATGTGAAGCATTTTGTATGACAGTGTCTTTAACAGACCTCATTGGTTTCAATTACCTTTGGAAAAATGGCCTCAAGTCTTCTtgacttttccagttttcatttacTCACCGTTCAACAAACATTATTGGGCACAAGAAATGTTGACTAAGGTCTAAGAATACTAAGGTGAATAAGATAGTTATTGCTTTAATGGAATTcacaaataattaatatataacatgatAAGAGTTACAATCCCTTGGGCACTTTGGGAACATAGAGGAGACAGTAACTAACTACCTAGTAATCAGATGccagagaaataacagaaaaaccaAGAGAATGGGCACCACAAAAGAGGCAGTGGATAACAGCATCAAATCCTGTCAAGAAGTCAAATCAGTTAAGGGAAAGTAGTAATTGGATTTactacccatcatccatttaacccatccccctgcccacctccctccagtaaccctcagtttgttctttatagttaagaatctatttCCTGATTTGCCTCTTTCCCCCCATGcccatgtgttttatttcttaaattccacatataagtgaaatcatacatatttgtctttccctgatttatttcgcttagcataatacactctaggtccatccatatcatggcaaatggcaagatttcattcttctttatggttgagtaatattccattacatgtgtgtatttacatcttctttatccattcatcagtcaatggacatttgggctctttccacaatttggctattgttgataatgctgctataaacatcacgGTGCATGTGCCTGTTCCAATCagtaattttgtttcctttgggtaatacctagtagcgcaattaCTGGAtgtacggtagttctatttttaactttttggggaacctccatattgCTTTTAATAAGAAAGATTTAAACTTACCTTTTCTTATGGGGAAAAGACAAAGTAGAAGAAAGGCTGAAGATACAGGGCAGGGTGAGGATGACTGATGGGGCAAAATCCTTGAGGaagcaaaaaagaatgagatcaagAACACAGACTGAAGAACTGATTTTAAACTGGAAGAAGATTCCCTCTTGAACAAAAGAGAAGGGATGAAGGATATTGGGCAAACCAAAGCTTATGTTTGGGTCTGCTGGCATGGCGgtctttttctctgtgaaataacACGCATACAAAGTCATCCGCTAAGAGTGAGAGGGTTGATGTTGGAGTCGGAGGTTTGAGACTCAGGAAAAGCTTAAAATAActagtggagaaaaaggaaagagaactggCTACCATCTAAAACTTCAATTGGAAACCACTAGTTTAGTGCTGCACTAAGCTTTGCAGTTATCAGTGCCACTTACGAGCAATTGAGATAAGGTTTGCCATCAAGTTATGGACCTTGGAATCTAAACTGTGAGTAGAAAAGAAAgtaaggaggagagaaggaggtaaATAAGAAATGAGCGGTTCAAGTGTGGAGGTCTGGATGAAGACCACGAAAAGCTGGGGTGGGCAAGTAGATTTAATGAACTTGATTTCAGAATCGGAACTGTTCAGCGATGACAAGGTATTGGCTCCAAAAGCCAACTTCTCGGTTACTCTGTAGCCAGGTGGTCTGGGTCGGCTCCAGCGGTTTCCCGCCACCTCCGCACGCCCAGCAAGAGGGCTGCGGCCCGGCGCGTGCGCACTGTGCGCGCGAGCTCGTCGCGCCTGCGCACGGCGCCGCCACCGCTCCTCCTTCCACCGGGCGCTACACCGCACGGGGCTAAACGGCCTTCCGGGACGCCGCCCGCCGCGAGGAGTTTGCTGTGCCCCAGCGCCGCGAGCTCCGGTGACTCGCCCTCGCTCTACCCAGAAACCTTCCGCCTGAGCCCGCGCGGGAGGAGCGGGGCCTCTGAGGGGAGCGGCTACCCCGCCGGCCCCGGTCTCTTTccctggcggcggcggcggcttctTCTGTAGGACAATATGTTCAAGAGAATGGCCGAATTTGGGCCTGACTCCGGCGGGAGAGTGAAGGTCAGTCCCCGGCCCACGCCTCCGCTCCGGGAGCGGTTCTCCCGTCTTGGCTCCTCCCTGCGCAGCGTGAGGAGGGCCCGTTTGCTTTCCCTCTCGCGCCTTCTTCTCAGCTCGGGTTTGAACCGCGGTTTCCAGACGGGGAGTCACAGCTGCCGCGGGAAAATAAGTGTTTCTTTTGACTGCCGTTTGGCCGCCTTCCCTCCAGAAATCAACCGGTAGTGGTTTGGGGAGAACTGGACATTGTTGCCGAGGCAAGTAGCCAGTTGGAGGGCTTGGTGTCATCTTCTGCCAGCCCCGGGCACCGGTAAACCGGGGTGCCGTCCACCTGAGTGTGAGGATAGTAACAGTGGCGGATACTGGATTGCGCGCTTCCCGTGCCAAGCTAACCGCTTTCCCCGGTTCTCTGATGCAGTCCCTCCAGGTTCTCTGATGCAGTCCCTCCAGCAGACTTACGGAGGCTTACCCCACATGCAAGTGTGATCGCCGAAGAACCCTATCCCCAGGGTAGGATAGTTGAGGCAGCTTTCCAGAGTTCGTGGTGTTCACAGAGCCCCCCAGCTTCCGCCAAGATATGAATCAAGGCATGCAAAGAACGTAACACTGGCTGGCACGGAGagagcattcagtaaatgttcgcttttttttttttttttttaattgttgtagaGCCTAACGTGATGTTTGATACTTAAACGTCTCCCTCCCACTTCCTGCATCTCCTGGCACGTTAGTTTTTAAGGCAGGACTAACTGGTTCTTGATAGAACACCTATGTTTACCCCTTCAGATTTCAGGTTTATTGCATAAAGGAGATTCTTCTTTAGAAAACCAATCACCCACGTTTGCACCAATCTAGTTACTCTAGTTTTTCTTCGAGTCCCTTTCTGTGTCCTACTGCTTTCACATAATTTTAACTGTTTGCGCATACAACTATTACACGCAGTGCTTTCATATCACATGCAAAGTAGGAGttcttggaaaatttaaaaaactgccaaaatgtATTGGAAGGGGGTCAGGTAAAACTCATAGTACCagaaatttcataaatatatatttagccaAGCTTTTTGCACAAGATTTTGGGTTGATAGGAAAGTACTACCAGAAGTTTGAAACATTGGCTTttggagaacttaaaaaaaactttctctaCTTGTGGTCATGTAAGGTTCAAAGAGTTTGGGGGCACCAGGgcggctcagttgatggagcgtccacctcttgatttcggctcaggtcatgatctcaccgtggtGGGTGTGAGCCCTGGGGCAGGCTCTGCGCTCGGTGTGGAGCTGAGGCTTGTAGTCCTCAAATGCTTTTCTGTCAAAAATGAGTGTCATGTAGAGTCTTAAAATTAAGGATTTATTTCTCACTCTTGATGATTGTTATGTGGTCTTGTAGGCATCTTTTTCAAATTTAGATAAATTTCATTCATATAGAAAGTCTCTTGGTAAGTGAACCCCCTCTGCGTCACTGAGGAAATCTGCAAGTTTCCAGTAACACGGTAACAGCTACAGGATCTATTGTCTATTCACCTTACGCTCATTTATTCAGGCCTTAAACCTGTGCCACAAGTGTCAATAGCACTTCCTGTGACTATTTAAATTCTCATACAGATTGCTTGCCTTCTTCTGAACTAACTTGAGGCTTGTAGGGAttggatttttttgttaattaccagccaaaatggaaagttttttttcatttgttcgcTGCTCTTCCTCATTTCTTAGTAATTGTTGAGTACATTGGCATAGCACTTTTCACATGTGGTGTATTTTGCACTTGCACAGTCAGTTACATTCTTACTGTTGAACAACTAGTCTCAAGTTTCACGTGAAGTTTCATGTCATTCAGTATTTTCTCCTGActtgaaatgttttgtttctcctttccgTGATAATCTGTCAACACGCACCACTTCTACACTTACCAGATGTGCCGAGAAACATGTACTTACATCTCAGAACTTAACACataagtaataaaatgaacaatGTTTGCCCTAATTCTACCTAAAATCCTCTCCCAAACTGCCTTTAATATTTGTACTGTATTTTGGGAAACACTGCTATAAGCTGACAAATCAGGACATTATTACCATCAGGTGATGGCAGTCAAAACTGGTGGTCTTAATTCCTGAGGCTCACTTTCAAGTTTGTAAATAGCCTTTCGCctttcttcaaaacaaaaacaaagaaaaacctctCCAAGTACTTGACatgacttaaatagacattttcaaagCAGGAACGTTATAATTAATCTGGTGGTTAGTTACTTTGTTAACATGAAATGAGAATAATTGTCTGaaattgattttttgagagaaatCCACGTTATAAGCAAACTCTAGGTTTTTAGATCACCTGCCATTCCTTAAAATAGGTTTTCACAGCTCTTATTCTGTACATTTGGGTAATCATACAATATTAATTgatgttgaaattatttttcttttaggggGTTACTATCGTTAAACCAATAGTTTATGGTAATGTCGCTCGATATTtcgggaagaagagagaagaggatggGCACACCCATCAGTGGACAGTGTATGTCAAACCGTATAGAAATGAGGTAGGCACTTGTTTCTCCTATAACTGTTTTGAAGCCATAGTTTGTTTTTGATTGAAGATAAATTGTAATATTATTCTATAGTaactttctgattataaaattggCCCATTGTAGAAATGTCAACccaaaaaagttgaaagaataaagtGAGAGTTGTCATCATATAACTGTTAGCAGAAATCAATTTTGCAAAACTTTGTAACTAAAATTAAGTTATGATAACAAAAACTATGCTACAAACACAGCACATCTTCCAATCATCACATCTTAAGTTAGCCTAGTATTTAATCAGGTGTTTCGGGAATAGTAGTTCatactttttaattctttaacaATTGGTAAAAGACCATCAGAAAGGATGAATGGCAAAACTGCTGTATAATCTGGCTGCTGGCAATTTTGTTTTGCTGCTGAATCTAATGTCTGGAATGCAGTCAGTACATGGTAGGTATTCAGTAGATGttaattgaacaaatatttctccatttaaaacCCTTTAAAGCACAAAAACTTTCATATGAATGTTTTTAGCAGTGTTATtcttaatagccaaaaaaaaatagaaacaacccaaatatctttCATCCGATGAATGGGTGAATAAAATGTAggatatccacacaatggaatattactaggcagcaaaaagaaataaagtactgatacatgctactaCCACATGgaataaatttagaaatgttatggtaagtgaaagacGCCAGACCAAAAGCCACATACTGGATGataccattttataaaatatccggaagaggcaaatccatagacacagaaatagattggtggttgccagtgaATGAGAGGAAGAGGGACTTAGGAGTTTGtgctaatgggtatgaggtttcttttttgtgtgaTAAAAGTATTCTAAAATCAATTATGGGAATGGCTGTACAACTCTGAATATTCTAAAAGCCATTGAATAGttactttaagtgggtgaattacGTGGTATGTGAATATCTTgataaagctgttattaaaaaaaaaccttcgaTGACTACATACATATTCTCTCAGTTTTTATATATAGATGGCAGAACTAATTAATTCCTTTGTATTTTAGGATATGTCAGCATATGTGAAGAAAATCCAATTTAAATTACATGAAAGCTATGGCAATCCTTTAAGAGGTACAGTACAGTTTTTTTATTCAtaatgtacacatttaaaaagattttttattcataatatacaaatttaaaaatattttataattatttttttctctcctttcagttGTTACTAAGCCTCCATATGAAATTACTGAAACAGGATGGGGTGAATTTGAAAtaatcatcaaaatatttttcattgatcCTAATGAAAGACCTGTGAGTAATGATAATCTTTGCAACcataaaatagatttttgtaATTGTGAAAATGTGACAATACTTGAATAGTTTGTTACATATTGACATTTTTATTCAGATACACTTTATGTAAGCTTATCGCATAGTATATTTTGCCTTGAGTTAAGATTTTTCATGGGAAGTGCCTttcaaaactttaatttttcaagtaTAGAAAGATGGGATATAATGTGAACATTTCTCAGAAAGAAATCATGGGATTGTGTGATTACTagaacaaaaaaaagtttaaaattcattaatattatttGGTTATTAGTAATAAACAAGATGAGTCCAACTGCTGTCAAGAATGAGAATACCCACATTTTATAGTTAAAAGCcctagcaggggcgcctgggtggctcagtcggttgagcgtccgacttcagctcaggtcatgatctctcactccgtgagtttgagccccgcgttgggctctgtgctgatagctcagagcctggagcctgtttcagattctgtgtctccctctctctctctgaccctcccccattcatgctctgtctctctctgtctcaaaaataaaggttaaaaaaaaaaaaataaaagccctagcaatagtctttttgttttttcaagttgCTGTCCGTACTAGCAgctttactttatattttattcatgaatttttatttataaccactgactttttcatcttttgaTCTCCTCTTATCACATTGTTGCTTGATAATGTAAAATGTCCCTCAAAGCTTTCACTTTGATTCCTCAGCAATTTTGTGAGGTTGGTGATACCGTCATTTTAGCGATGAGGATACTGAAGTTCAGAGATCAAGCCATATTGCTCAAAAGCACAGTTACTGTGGCAGAGCTAGTTTTTGAACCCAAGTTATATGCACTCAAACCTCACATTCTTTCCAtgaccccttttttttttttttttttttttgactaagtCCACTcagcttgttttgtttgtaaacCTATAGGGTCACAACTCAGTTATGGCTCCCTCATTCCACATACGCATGACTGGTGCTTAACTCTAGTTTCAGGTCATCACCGTTAATTTTCATCTTGTTAGATTCAGTGCATTCCTTTAGCACCAAACATTTACACTTTAATTATCAGATTACATTTTTAGAAGTGTATGTGCTTCTAAAGGAGCTATGACCTGGGCCTGTAGTTCAGAGAATTAGTTCCTAATGGACTGCACCAGAGATACTGGAGTTGTTTGTTAAAAATTTGGACTCCTAGGCCCCATCCCCTGGAAAGTCTGATTTAGTAGGTTTGGAGAGGGGGCCGGTACCCAGGTGATCTTGGTGCACAGTAAGATTTAGGACCCATAATATAGGCCATACTCTTCCTGCGTAGGAATTTCTTTAGGCAGTCTTTCAAATGAGAGTCTTGTTTGGGCTTGTTGTCTCCAGTAGACAGACTCTTGACTTTTGTCGTTAAGTGAAACATCCTATTCAGATCTAGGTAGTTCTAAATGTAATAAAGCTCTAGTTTATGGTAAGCTTCCTTGAACTTTTTACTGATAACTGTtcatacatttgttttcttttctcctgaatAACATCTGTAGCTTATTTAAATACTTTCCATGTGATAAGGTTTCCAGATCTCCTATCATTCTTTTGTCCTTCTTAGAATAGAATACTTTCAAAAGACATTATATTCTACTTGGcaagaaattattaaataccCATTATTTGTCAAGATATTGTTCTAGGGGTCGGATACAAAGATGAGATACTGTTCTTGTCCTTAATGAAAATAGTCTATTAGGGAGAATAGAGCACAGAAATGCAGCAGATattgagagaggagaagaaatcaGTAATGCTACTATAGCAGAAACTCTCTAACTTTGTAAGATtgctttgaattcatttttactttgagaATGTGCTGCCTTGTCTGTTCTTCAACTGTCTCACCCACCACTCTCAATTGGAAAATACATCTCTGAAAGAAATCATGGTATCATATAACTTCAG
This genomic window contains:
- the YEATS4 gene encoding YEATS domain-containing protein 4 isoform X3; translation: MFKRMAEFGPDSGGRVKGVTIVKPIVYGNVARYFGKKREEDGHTHQWTVYVKPYRNEDMSAYVKKIQFKLHESYGNPLRVVTKPPYEITETGWGEFEIIIKIFFIDPNERPVTLYHLLKLFQSDTNAMLGKKTVVSEFYDEMIFQDPTAMMQQLLTTSRQLTLGAYKHETEYSGPWSQRNNDSPRSSLLQKG
- the YEATS4 gene encoding YEATS domain-containing protein 4 isoform X2, producing the protein MFKRMAEFGPDSGGRVKGVTIVKPIVYGNVARYFGKKREEDGHTHQWTVYVKPYRNEDMSAYVKKIQFKLHESYGNPLRVVTKPPYEITETGWGEFEIIIKIFFIDPNERPVTLYHLLKLFQSDTNAMLGKKTVVSEFYDEMIFQDPTAMMQQLLTTSRQLTLGAYKHETELDLGVRETMTAQGAACCRKAKDPRSPPPPPSNPNKYTK